The Salinirubellus salinus genome segment TAGCCGAACGTCCAGAGCAGGCTCGTCCCGACGCCGACAAGGGTGAGCGCGGCGTCGACGGCGTCACGGTAGGCGACCCCGAGCAGGAGGACGACCAGCAGCAGGGCGACGGGCCCGACGATGCGGAGCGAGTCGACCGACGAGCGCCGGAGCTCGTCGTTCACCATCCCGTCGCCGACGACGATGGCCTCGCGGTCCGGGCCGAGGTGGGCGTTCACCACCGCGCCGGCGGCGGTCTGTGCGGCGGTGAGGTTCTCCGGGTCGGTCTCCTCGTGGTGCGAGACGACGAACGCCGTCGCCGTCGCCGTCTTCTGGTTCGCCTCGTAGGTGGTCGGGACGAACGCGAAGCCGCCGCCGTCGGGCCACGTGTGGCTCACGTCCGAGAGGACCGTGCCGACGGCGTAGGAGGTGTAGCGCTGACGTTCGAGGTCGCTCAGCTCCCGGAGGGCGGCCGCCTGCGCGTCGAGCGAGGGACGTGGCTCCACGCGGACGTCGTCCACGTCGGTCTCCCGCTCGCGCTCGATGGCGACGACGGCGACGACGGTGGCGATGGAGAGCGGGCGCTGTTCGGGGTGGAGGGTCCGGGCCACCGTCTCGTTGGCTTCCAGCGCCCGCTGGGCCGCCACGTACTCGAGGTACGCCTCACGCGTGAGGACGTTCCGGTCGCGGCGCGGGGCGGTCTCCGGGAGCGTGGTCCGGACCACGACCAGACTCTGGGTGACGTTCGACTCGCCGCCGGAGAGGTTCGCCTCGACGTAGTCGGTGGCGTCGGCCTCGGCCGTGCCACCGCGGAACTCCTCGAGCGAGGTGGAGAGTTCGACGGCGGGGGCGCCCGCCCCGAGGACGAGCGTCGCCAGCAGGACGGCGACGAGGACCGGTCGCCGCCCCGCGCCGGTCACTGTCGCGGCCAGTCGGTCGAGCAGCCCTGTCCGGTCGTCGGTCACAGTTGTCCGTGGGTGCGGGTCGTGGGGGATAGGCCCGTTGCCGGGGTGGCCCGGCCGGTTTTGAACGGCCGGTCAGCGACTGCCCGCCACGACGGACCGGATTTATCCCCACGGCGACCGATTCGGCGGGCATGAAGGAGATTATCAGCACGAACGCGGCACCCGAGGCGGTCGGTGCGTACAGTCAGGCGACGAGCGACGGGTCGCTCGTGTTCACCGCCGGGCAGATTCCACTCACGCCGGACGGTGAACTGCTGGACGACGCGCCCATCGAGGCCCAGACCGAGCAGGCGCTGGACAACCTGATGGCGGTGCTCTCGCAGGCCGGTGCCGGGATGGAGGACGTGCTGAAGGTGACCGTGTTCCTCGCGGACATCGACGACTTCGACGCGATGAACGAGACGTACGCGGGCTACTTCGAGCGGGAGCCACCCGCCCGCTCGGCGGTGCAGGCCGGTGCGCTCCCGAAGGGGGTCGGCGTCGAGATCGAGGCGGTCGCGAGCGTGGAGTGAGGTGGAGCCGCGAACGAAGGCCAGTCTGCTCTGGGGCGTCGTCGGGGCGCTGACGTTCCTCGTCGGCATCCAGGGGTTTCGACTGGTGACCGGCGAGGGGGCGACGCTCCCGGTCGCGGTGGGCGTGGCCCTGCTCGTGGGGGTCACGGCGGCCGCGACGACGTACGTCCTCGACGGGCGCCTGCCCGGCCCAAAGGAACAGTCTTAAGCGGCGTAGTAGGTTAGTTCGGGACGAGCCGGGATGGCCGAGTGGTAAGGCGCACGCCTGGAAAGCGTGTTCCCTCTGGGATCGGGGGTTCGAATCCCTCTCCCGGCGCTCCTGCGGCGAACGACGTGAGCAGCGGAGCGTCCGCCGTGAGGGTTCGAACCAGGGAGGAGCTCGCTCTGACCGTGGTCACGGCGGTAGCCGTGACCCGACGACGGCTTCGCCGTCGGCGTGGTTCGAATCCTCTCCCGCCCCAACGACGTCGCGCTCACCACTGGAGTGCTCACGTCCCCGGCAGGACGTCCCCGAGAGAGGCACCGACGGCCATCACGATGGCGGTCACGGTGACCTGCCCAGCGGCCGTCAACGGTGTGGCCCACTCGACTCGTCCCCAGATCGTCATCAACACGAGTGCCATCACGCCTGCTATCGTCGGGATGCCCACCAGTCGGACGGGGACCACTCCCCAGAGGAGGTCCGCTTCGACCTTCTCGAACTCGACCGCGTGCAGGATCTCGTAGACCAGGACGAACCCGAACGCGACCGTGAGGGCGAAGAAGAGTGGGTTTCCCGCGATGAACCGGCCGATCTCGAGCGTTCCGTCCTCGACGATCATCGGCATCCCGAAGAGGAAGCTTCCGACGACGGCTTCCCCGACGTCACGGGAGTCGAACGAATCACTGAGTCGCCCGAGGAGAGGCGGCCGACGTGCGAGGCGGAGGACGCGCATCGTCTCACGCACCTGTTCTAGCTCTGCTGCAGAGTCGACGATACCCTCGAGTTCCTCCAGTTCCTCGTACACGTCTTCGACGTCGAACTCCTCGTCGGACGCGCTCGCGGCTGGTGAGTCCCGAGAACTGTGGCTCATGCTACACGGACGACACTGATTCGCTTAAACACAGGTCGAGGTCGGAGTGAGTACGCGTCCCCCCGATAACGCAGCGTGGCGGGTGGTGGCGGGACCGGCCGAACCACCCGGATTGAACTCACCTCCGCGAGAACGCCCCCGCATGCTCAGACGCCTTCGGGAGACCGGTCCGGTCGTCCTCGTCCCGGCCGCGTGGACGTTCGCCGTCCTCGCGCATGTCGGGACGCTCACCACACGGACCGTCCTCATCGCGCACGTCGTGATGACCGCCCTGCTCGTCGCGTTCCTCGTCCTCTCGTGGGCGGAGATGACCGAGGGCGTCCTGCGGGTGTGGCGGACGGTCATCGTCGTCGGCGTGCCCGTGACGCTCGCGGGTGTCGCCGGGTTGCTGATACGGCCGGGCGGCGCGCCCCTCCTCGCCATCGCGCTCGTGGGGTGGATGGTGGTGCCGGCGCTCGCGCTCGCCCGGACGGCGCCGATGCTCCCGAGCGAGGCGTCGGCCCGCATCGCCACCGTCGGCGGGGGGCTCTCGCTGCTGGGGGCTATCCTCTACGGCGCCGGGTGGTTCCTCTCCTCGCCGACGGTGACGCTGGTGGCGCTCGGCCTCGTCGGTGTCGGGCAGACCGCCGGCATCGCGGACGCCGTCTACCGCTACTGAGGTACTTATACCCTGCTCGGAGTGACCCGCTCGGGGAGGCTCCAGACTGGGTGTGTCAATGGGTCACAAACGCCGCGAACGGGTCGCTCGGTGGTGAATCCTGCCGCTTCACCCGCGGCGTCTGACACCTCGCTCGCGTCCGCGAATCCCAGACATTTATATAGAACCGCGGGCAAACTCTCTCCCGAACATGTCTCAGCGACGAATGCAGGGCCAGCCCATGATCATCCTGGGCGAGGACTCCCAGCGGATGAAGGACAAGGACGCCCAGAGCCACAACATCTCGGCCGCTCGCGCCGTGGCCGAGTCCGTACGGACCACGCTCGGGCCGAAGGGGATGGACAAGATGCTCGTCTCCTCGATGGGCGACGTCACCGTCACGAACGACGGCGTCACCATCCTGCAGGAGATGGACATCGACAACCCGACCGCGGAGATGATCGTCGAGGTCGCGGAGACACAGGAGGACGAGGCCGGCGACGGCACCACCACCGCGGTCGCCATCGCGGGTGAACTCCTGAAGAACGCCGAGGACCTCCTCGAGCAGGACATCCACCCGACGGCCATCATCAAGGGGTTCCACATGGCCTCGCAGAAGGCTCGCGAGGAGATCGACGACATCGCCGTCGACGTGGACACCGACGACGAGGAGATCCTGAAGAAGGTCGCCGGCACCTCGATGACCGGCAAGGGCGCGGAGCTCAACAAGGAACTGCTCGCGCAACTCATCGTCGACGCCGTGCAGGCCGTGACGGTCGAGGCGGACGACGGCACGAACGTCGTCGACCTCGACTACCTGAAGATCGAGACCCAGACCGGCCGCTCGGTCGGCGAGAGCGAACTGCTCGAGGGGGCGGTCATCGACAAGGACCCGACCCACCCCGACATGCCGAGCGAGGCCGAGGACGCGAACGTCCTCCTGCTCACCGAACCCATCGAGGTCGAGGAGACGGACGTCGACGCCGAACTCCAGCTCGACAGCCCGGACCAGCTCCAGTCGTTCCTCGACAGCGAGGAGGAGCGCCTGCGCGAGAAGGTCCAGCAGATCAAGGACACCGGCGCGGACGTCGTCTTCTGTCAGAAGGGCATCGACGACCTCGCCCAGCACTTCCTCGCGAAGGAGGGCATCCTCGCGGTCCGCCGTGTGAAGAAGTCCGACATCAAGTTCCTGAAGGAGGTCACGGGCGCGAACGTCGTCTCGGACCTCGACGAGGCCGAAGCGGCCGACCTCGGTGGCGCGAACGTCTCGCGTGACCCCGAGGACGAGATGTTCTACGTCGAGGGCACCGGCGACGAACCCCACGGCGTCACGCTCCTGCTGCGTGGCTCTACGAACCACGTCGTCGACGAACTCGAGCGCGGTGTCGGCGACGCACTGGACGTCGTCTCCCAGACCGTCGCGGACGGCCGCGTGCTGGCGGGCGGCGGCGCCGTCGAGGTCGAACTCGCCCGCCGCGTGCGCGACTACGCCGACTCCGTCTCCGGCCGCGAGCAGATGGCCGTCGAGGCGTTCGCCGACGCGCTCGAACTCGTCCCGCGCATCCTCGCGGAGAACTCCGGGCTGGACGCCATCGACACGCTCGTCGACCTCCGTGCGGCTCACGCCGAGGGCGACGTGCAGGCCGGTCTCGACGTCTACACCGGCGACGTGGTGAACACGTTCGACGCCGGCGTCGTCGAGCCCGCCCACGCCAAGGAGCAGGCGCTCTCTTCGGCCACCGAGGCCGCGAACCTGGTCCTCAAGATCGACGACATCATCGCCGCCGGTGACCTGAGCACCGAGGGCGAAGAAGAGGAGGGCGGCGCCCCCGGCGGCATGGGTGGCATGGGCGGCATGGGCGGTATGGGCGGTGGGATGGGCGGCATGATGTAAACCCACTTTTTGCACTTCACTCGCGGCCTTCGGCCGCTCGTTCAGGCAAAAACTTGGGGAAAAAGGCGCGGCGGGCGGGGGTGCTTGAAAACCGCCTCCGGCGGTTTTCAGCATCACGAGAGGCGCGGAGCGCCTCTCGGTCGACTCCGCCCCCACCCGCCGCGATGCGGTGGGCTAGCCCCACCGCGACCGCACCGCCACCGTGCTGCTTCCGCACCGCACACCGACCGACTGTCTTCTCTCTTCAGGGCGACGGCACCGAGCCACGCGACCCGCCGATGGACTCGTTGATGGCAGTCTCGTACCACTCGGGTCGCTCGACGGTGACGTCCCGGAAGTCGTAGCGCACGTCACGGGTCACCTCGACCGGTTCGCCGTCGAGCGTCGCGTCGAAGGTGAGCCGGTACCCACGTACCGCCCCCTCGTCCGTGACGGCGCCGACGAGCGTGAGGTTCCGTGGGTCCGCGAACCCCGTGGCGGCCGCGAGCGCGTCCGGTTCGGTCACGTCGGTCGCCTCGAACAGGTAGACGGTCTGGCCCGGCCGGTCGCCGGCCTGTCGCGCGGCGATCTTCGCGTCGACGCTGGCGAACACGACGTACAGGTCGAGCCACGGCTTCGGTCTGCGGAGGGAGTTGTAGAACCCGCTGCCCCCCGCGTACTGCTCGGACGGGAGGTAGATGTAGCGGACCGTGGTGTTGCCGTCGAGCTGGGTCGTCCGGGCACGTTCGACCATCTCCGTGCCGTTCGACCAGAACTCCGCGACGGTCGGCCGGTTGCCGACGATGCCTGTCCGTCCGCGGACCGAGAGGTTCGCCGTGAACGCCCCGTCGGGGACGACCGCAGCGCGCTGGCGCACCTCCCCGCGGACGGTGCCGTTGGCGTACGCGACGCGCCACTGGTGGACGAACGAGTGTTCGCGCGTCTCGACGGCGACGGCGTGGGCCCTGGCGAGCAGGAGCGGACTCGTGACGCCCTCCTCGGTCACCCCCGGTGCGAGCGTGCCGCCACCGGTGGGGGTGGCCGCCCCCTCCAGCGGCACCGCGGTCACGGTGGGTGTCTCCGCGCCGGGGTCGGTGGCAGCGAACCCACTGCATCCGGCCAGGAGGAGACACAGGACGACCGCGACCCCACGCATACCACGAGGTTCGGGTGCACGACACAAGACCCCTCGGCTCGGGGCTATCGAGGCGGTGGGCGACGGCGCCGCTCACTCGGAGCGAGTCGTCTCCGTCGTCGCGACCGTCCCGCCGAGGCCCGTCGCCGCCAGCGCCTCCCCGTACCACGGCGGCCGCTCGACGGGGGTGGTCCCCACGGCGACGTGTCGGACCGTGGTCCGGACCGCCACCGGCGTCCCGCGGAACTCGCGGGCCGTGTACGCGAGGTCCCAGCCCACGACGAGGCCGTCGGCCCGGACGTACAGCGAGACGGTCCCCGGCTCGGGGTCGAGCCCGAACGGTGACCCCGCCTCCCGGAGGCTGTCCGTGGTCGCGGTCAGGCGGTAGTCTGCCCCGGTGGGACCGTCCTCCCCGACGCGGGTCACGCGAGCCTCGTCGGCCGCGACGAGGAGGCTCAGGAACGACCGGCGGTAGGCGTCTTCCAGTGCGTGTGGGCCGCCGCGGCGGCGTTCCCCGGCGTAGGTCACGGTCCCTCCGCTGACCTCACGGGCCAGCACGACCGTCTCGCTCCACCGCTCGACGCTCCGGTTCCCGACCCGCGAGGTCCAGTACAGGCGGTCGCGCTCGGCAGCGACCGCCACCCGCTCGTCCAGTCGGACGACGGTCCCGTTCGGGTACTTCACCCGGACGACACGCTCGACGGTGAGGTTCCGGTCGGTGAGCGCGAGGCGGTGGGCCGACCCCAGTCCGATGGCGTCGACGACCCCCTCGGCGGTGACGCCGGGCGCGAGCTCCCCCCCGGCGGTCACGGTCGGCCCCCCCACGGGTGGTATCGTCCGGGTGGCCGTGGGCGTGAGGTCGGGGACGGGCGCGGGCGTGGCCGTCGCCGTCTCGGGGACGCGGTCGTCGGCCCCCGGCGTGGGCGCACCGCTGCACCCGGCGAGCACCAGCAGCGCCGCGATCAGCAGGACACGCCCCGTCACTGTCTCACGTGCGGGACCCGCGCGTGAAACGTTTGCGCTGCCGCGTGTCGACCCTCGTGTCGCCGCGACGACGGCTTTCCCACCCGCTCGCTGCCGCCGCCGAACGGGTACGCTTAATCCACCTCGTGCAAGATTTGCCTCACATGGCCGAGCACGAAACCCTGCTGTTGAACCCGCAGGACGTCACCGACAACGCGAAGATGGGGGAGGTGATCCGGGCCGTCGAGGACGCGTTCGCCGCCTACGAGCGGGGGGACGCCCAGATGCCCGCGAAGTCCTACATCGACCTGCCGCAGTACAACGGCGACTTCCGGTCGATGCCCGCCTACCTCGAGGCCGAGGACTGGGACGCCGCCGGCATCAAGTGGGTGAACGTCCACCCGGACAACCCCGAGGACTACGACCTCCCGACCGTGCTCGGGACGATGGTCTACTCCGACCCGCGCAACGCCGTCCCGCTGGCCATCATGGACGGGACGACGCTCACGCGACTCCGGACGGGGGCCGCGGCTGCAGTCGCCACGAAGCACCTCGCCGTGGAGGACGCCACCTCGCTCGGTATCGTCGGCGCGGGCGTCCAGTCCTACACGCAACTGGAGGGCATATCGCAGGTCCGGCCCATCGAGGAGGTCGTCGTCTCCGACGTGAGCGAACGGGCCGTCGCGAAGTTCATCGACCGCTTCGAGGACGAGTTCGACGTCCGCGCCGGCTCTATCGACGAGGCCGCCTCGTGTGACGTGCTCTCGACGGTGACGCCGGTGGAAGAGCCCATCGTCTCTCGCGAGATGGTGGGCGAGCACACCCACGTCAACGCGATGGGGGCGGACGCCGAGGGGAAACACGAACTCGCCGACGAACTCCTGCTCGCCGCGAAACTCGTCATCGACGACTACACCCAGACCACTCACTCCGGCGAGATCAACGTCCCGTGGGCCGCCGGCGTGCTCGACGACGAGGACATCTACGGCGAACTCGGGCAGATCGTCGTCGGCGAGCGGCCGGGGCGCGAGGCCGCGGACGGTGTCACGGTGTTCGACTCGACCGGCCTCGCCATCCAGGACGTGGCCGCCGCTCACGTCGTCTACGAACACGCCGAGGAGAAGGGGAACGGCTACCCGTTCCAGCTGGTCGACTCGCGACTGCGGTAGGCGGTCACGAGCGTCTCAGGCGGCCGGGCGGCGTCCTCTGCGGGGTTCATCGCTCTCGTCGCTCACGGTGCGGCGGACGACGGCGACGCCCTTGCTCACCAGCCAGATGACCGCGAAGATGGGGAGCAGCGGGATCAGCAACACCAGCATGAGGCCGGCCATCAGCAGGCCGAACCCGTGCATCTCGTTGTCTGGACGCATCCCGGCGGACTCGCTGACGGTCCGGAGCGGTTCGGGGAGTTTCGGGGTGGAGCCGGTACTGTCGATACTCATGCCTCCCTCTACGCGCGCCGAGGACATAGCCATACACCTGTCGCGGGCCAACACCGCTTTGGCCACTCGTGGCCTCCGGTCGGACATGGCACAGCGTCCGTTCCTCGTCCGTGCGCTCTGGTTCGTCCTCGTCGGCTGGTGGCTCACGCCCCTCGTCGTCAACATCGCGTGGGCGCTCAACGTCACCGTCGTCCTCATCCCGCTCGGCATCAAGCTCATCAACCTCGTCCCGACGGCGCTCACGCTGGCCGAGCCCCGGTCGCTCGCGGCACCCGACGAGGGCCGTGGCCAGCGCTCGCTGTTCGTCCGAGCCGTCTACTTCGTGCTCGTCGGCTGGTGGCTCTCGTTCCTCTGGGCGAACGTGGCGGCGTTCTTCGCGCTCACCGTCATCGGCCTGCCGGTGGCGTTCTGGATGTTCAACCGGCTGCCGTTCGTCACGTCGCTGTACCGGTTCCACGGCTGACCCGGACGGTTCTTGTGGGAGGCGCCGGTACGAACGTCTGAGGGCACGTAGCTCAGCTAGGACAGAGCGTCGGACTTCTAATCCGATGGCCGTGGGTTCGAATCCCACCGTGCTCGCTCCCGCGCATACGATGGCGGATTGCACATACGGAGCCGGGTTCAGGGTCGAATAAGCCCTGAATCACACGTGGTGTCCGTCATCTGGTGGGTTGCCAATCGATTAACCGTCCGTAGTCCCGTGATTCTGTTAGATATTGTAGCCGTAGATACTAGTAACCTCGCCTCCTCACCTTACCATATGAGTGATGAAATTGACGCACTGGAGAAAATGGCAGAAGCTTGGGTCTTCATGGCAAAGGCAGAAACCCGACTTGCGGAAGCAGGCAAAGCAACTGACAACGACTACACGCACCAGAATCTCGTCTCGATGCACAAGGATATGAAACAGTCTGGACTCAACCTCCGCAAAGCTCTGGAGAACTCTCACAAAGGGGAGAAGCTGCTTGAGGAAGCCAGTGCGGAAATTGCTGAATGGGACGATATGGAAATGTCTGACGACGAGTAGCGTCACTCGGACGCAAGCACGCTCGTCTCTTGCAGGCTCCCGTCGCATTCGGGGCAGTCGTCTTCTTCTAACTCCTGAAAAATTACTCCAGAGAACGGGCAGGAGTCGCAGCGGATGCCGACCATGGCCTCGCTCTCCTTCATACTAAACCAGCCTCAGTCATCATTGATATTGCAATCTCGTCGGGTACTCTCCCGATATAGTGGCTGGTGAATACCTGCTCACTATCCCATCCTCCCCAACTCATCACAGTCTGCTTCGCACGGTCTCCAGCAAGCTGGTAGTAAGTGAATGTAGCCCACGTTCTTCGCAAGTCGTGCGCAGTCACGTAGTCCCACTCTTCTTTCTCAGCAGCGAAGTGAGCGGCAGCTTCGTCTACCCAGTTCTGGATGGTCTTCGTAGTGTAACTCAGAATCGGCTCGTCTTGATGAAGGCTCTGCGCAGAAGTGAGAGCGTAGGCTGTTGTCTTGGTCGAAGCGGATACTGGACATTCTCTATGTCCCGTCTTCCCTTCTCGGATTGTCAGCATCCACCCTTCCTGTTCAGTCTCCATTCTGCGGAAGTCTTCTTTTCTAACTTGGATTACTTCATCAGCACGGAGACCGTCGAGGAGAAGCTCCACGGCAAGCTGTCGCTCTAAGTTTTCCGAGTAGTAGTTCTCAATCTGTTCTTGTTCGTCTTGGGAAAGCCAGCAGCGATAGCCAGCTTTCTCGTCGTAGGGTTCTAGTTGCATTCAATTATCCCTAGCTCTAGGTAGGTTCGCTTATTGCTTAAGATTTATGCGAAGACGAAATTCATCTTGCTCTGAGCGCTCAAACCCTACCCTTCAGGGAGGAGAAGTCGGGAAAACAGGGGTGTTTGAGAAGGTCGGTTCGTAGAATAGCCTACTCTCGGAAACACCGCCCTACACCACAATTATGTCTCTCGACCACAACCACAATCTGATGCATAAGCAGCTTTTCTCATTTGAAGAAGGGGGGAGTGAGAACGACAAGGGGACCGAAATTAATGTTAGTCTTTTTGAATTCGATAACGGCATCAGCCTTACAATTTCTCTCGAACACGTAGAAGACGAGTACGGTTCATTTTCAACAAAGTCTGAAGAAGAGATCGAGATTACAGGTTTGACTGAGGAGCAGCTTCATTCGATTCAAAACCTAATTGACGAGTTCCTTGAATCGGTGTCCAGAGCCACTATAATGGAATCTGTCCAAGGAATTGAAGGAGAGTATGTAGAACTAAATAACCTGTCGGGTCGGAATGGAAAGCCACGAGAACGAGATTTTCAGTTTGATGAGTTGCTAGTAAATGTAGGTGAGGTCTCTCTTAGTCTGAGTGGAAAAAAAGAGGACGGAGACTATGAGGGTGTGAAAGTACCTTCCGCTAAGAGACTTGAATCAGTCCCTCAGGATGTGGAAATTCTAAGAACAATCAATAATGTCTTCTATGAATTTCTTATTAACCGCTACTCTGGTGATATCACTGGCTTAGACATTGAACAGCCCGACGACATGGAAGTTGGTGCGGTCAGTCATGTCGAACTGATTTTCGATAGGTTTGGAGAGATATGTGACCAATTGAGGGAGCGAGACCGAGGTCGAGATCCCCTCACTATGGATGATGAATACGATGTTCAGTATCTCCTGCATGGGTTGCTCAGACTCTACTTTGATGATGTTAGAGACGAGACATACCTTTCGAGAGTAGCGACGAAATCACCGCGCATTGATTTCTTACTTGAGGAACACGATATTGGTATTGAGGTTAAACGAGCCTCGGAGACCCGTCCAGTACGACGGCTTCTCACGGAAATTTCAGAGGATAAGGAAGTGTACCGGAAAGACCCCCTCTGTGACACTCTATTAGTATTCATTTACGACCCTGAGCGCACGGAAACGAATCCAGCAGAAGTAGAGAAAGACCTCTCAGAAGCAACGAAGAACCTTACAACACGAGTCAAAGTAACTCGATAGAATCGACACTGCCGACAACGAAATACGAACCAGCCGGTGCGGGTCAGCGTAGATTGGCCACAACGCGGGCACTCCTTACCATTTGGAGGGACGCAAGCAAGATTTCTCGCGCTCGTTCAGAGACATAAGAGTACATCTCCTGATCAGTTTGGAGAACTGGACTCCCGATAGCGCAGTTTCCTCAGCGTCCAATCTAAATCACGCAGTTGATAGGGGTCGTATCCCCGCGTCTCTCCGAAGTGCTGCTGGCACAGTTTCCATTCCCCATCAGGATAGCCATTAGGGGCGGGGAGACCTCGAGATGCTACCGCTGTACACCCTTTTGCCTGACACACCGGCTCTGGGGATTGCTCAGGGAGGACAGTCTCGTCACCTCGGGCAGCATCTTCCACTTCTCTAGCGTAGTCCTCTTGACTAATTGGTGGGTGGTTACGTACGAAGTGGTGAAGGGCGGCGGAATGCTCGTCTGGTATCTGGTCTGGAGCATAAAACCGCCAGTTCGGTTCTGCCATCGGGCCACGTCTGCAATGGAGGCGGTAGTCACGGAGGCGTGATTTCACCACAGCTTCGGCATAAAGAATAGTCTCCTCCTTGTCCACCCAAGTCGTGAGTACCTCGATCTCGCAACCCAATGCCTCTGCGCGGCGAAGCAAACGTTGGCGCTTCATCATGACCGCTTCGCGAGATGCCTCAAATACCGACTGGTAGAAATCGTCGGGGACGGGCAGGAAACAGGGGGGCATCTCGTATTCAGTGACGGACTCTCCCGCTCCCATTTGGATTTCGTATGTACTGTACTCCTCCTCATTTTCTTGTACAATTGGATGCCCAGCCGGAAGCTCGGGGCGTGCCATCCACTCTCCTTCACTCCTGACCGTGGCCTCTGGCTCGACCGTCCCGTCAATGGATAAGCGACCTTCCAATTCGACAGCGGGCGCATTACTGGGCTTGGAGACGAGAACAAC includes the following:
- a CDS encoding Rid family detoxifying hydrolase — translated: MKEIISTNAAPEAVGAYSQATSDGSLVFTAGQIPLTPDGELLDDAPIEAQTEQALDNLMAVLSQAGAGMEDVLKVTVFLADIDDFDAMNETYAGYFEREPPARSAVQAGALPKGVGVEIEAVASVE
- a CDS encoding TIGR02587 family membrane protein; amino-acid sequence: MSHSSRDSPAASASDEEFDVEDVYEELEELEGIVDSAAELEQVRETMRVLRLARRPPLLGRLSDSFDSRDVGEAVVGSFLFGMPMIVEDGTLEIGRFIAGNPLFFALTVAFGFVLVYEILHAVEFEKVEADLLWGVVPVRLVGIPTIAGVMALVLMTIWGRVEWATPLTAAGQVTVTAIVMAVGASLGDVLPGT
- the thsB gene encoding thermosome subunit beta; this translates as MSQRRMQGQPMIILGEDSQRMKDKDAQSHNISAARAVAESVRTTLGPKGMDKMLVSSMGDVTVTNDGVTILQEMDIDNPTAEMIVEVAETQEDEAGDGTTTAVAIAGELLKNAEDLLEQDIHPTAIIKGFHMASQKAREEIDDIAVDVDTDDEEILKKVAGTSMTGKGAELNKELLAQLIVDAVQAVTVEADDGTNVVDLDYLKIETQTGRSVGESELLEGAVIDKDPTHPDMPSEAEDANVLLLTEPIEVEETDVDAELQLDSPDQLQSFLDSEEERLREKVQQIKDTGADVVFCQKGIDDLAQHFLAKEGILAVRRVKKSDIKFLKEVTGANVVSDLDEAEAADLGGANVSRDPEDEMFYVEGTGDEPHGVTLLLRGSTNHVVDELERGVGDALDVVSQTVADGRVLAGGGAVEVELARRVRDYADSVSGREQMAVEAFADALELVPRILAENSGLDAIDTLVDLRAAHAEGDVQAGLDVYTGDVVNTFDAGVVEPAHAKEQALSSATEAANLVLKIDDIIAAGDLSTEGEEEEGGAPGGMGGMGGMGGMGGGMGGMM
- a CDS encoding ornithine cyclodeaminase family protein, translating into MAEHETLLLNPQDVTDNAKMGEVIRAVEDAFAAYERGDAQMPAKSYIDLPQYNGDFRSMPAYLEAEDWDAAGIKWVNVHPDNPEDYDLPTVLGTMVYSDPRNAVPLAIMDGTTLTRLRTGAAAAVATKHLAVEDATSLGIVGAGVQSYTQLEGISQVRPIEEVVVSDVSERAVAKFIDRFEDEFDVRAGSIDEAASCDVLSTVTPVEEPIVSREMVGEHTHVNAMGADAEGKHELADELLLAAKLVIDDYTQTTHSGEINVPWAAGVLDDEDIYGELGQIVVGERPGREAADGVTVFDSTGLAIQDVAAAHVVYEHAEEKGNGYPFQLVDSRLR
- a CDS encoding DUF7535 family protein — encoded protein: MSIDSTGSTPKLPEPLRTVSESAGMRPDNEMHGFGLLMAGLMLVLLIPLLPIFAVIWLVSKGVAVVRRTVSDESDEPRRGRRPAA
- a CDS encoding YccF domain-containing protein produces the protein MAQRPFLVRALWFVLVGWWLTPLVVNIAWALNVTVVLIPLGIKLINLVPTALTLAEPRSLAAPDEGRGQRSLFVRAVYFVLVGWWLSFLWANVAAFFALTVIGLPVAFWMFNRLPFVTSLYRFHG
- a CDS encoding site-specific integrase, encoding MQLEPYDEKAGYRCWLSQDEQEQIENYYSENLERQLAVELLLDGLRADEVIQVRKEDFRRMETEQEGWMLTIREGKTGHRECPVSASTKTTAYALTSAQSLHQDEPILSYTTKTIQNWVDEAAAHFAAEKEEWDYVTAHDLRRTWATFTYYQLAGDRAKQTVMSWGGWDSEQVFTSHYIGRVPDEIAISMMTEAGLV